A section of the Rummeliibacillus pycnus genome encodes:
- the deoC gene encoding deoxyribose-phosphate aldolase: protein MAKNYASYIDHTLLKPEATEEQIIKLCEEAKEFNFASVCVNPVWVSVAAAELKEATSKVCTVIGFPLGASTSATKAFETKDAIANGADEIDMVINIGALKGGQYDLVENDIKAVVEAANGTLVKVIIETCLLSEEEKVKACELSVTAGADFVKTSTGFSTGGATAEDVALMRKTVGSEIGVKASGGVRSLEDLEGMVAAGATRIGASSGVKIMKGQKSKTDY, encoded by the coding sequence ATGGCTAAAAACTATGCTTCATATATTGATCATACTTTATTAAAACCAGAAGCAACAGAAGAACAAATTATAAAATTATGTGAAGAAGCTAAAGAATTTAATTTTGCTTCAGTTTGTGTTAACCCTGTATGGGTAAGTGTTGCTGCTGCTGAATTAAAAGAAGCAACATCAAAAGTTTGTACAGTAATCGGTTTCCCATTAGGGGCATCTACTAGTGCTACAAAAGCGTTTGAAACAAAAGATGCAATTGCTAATGGTGCTGATGAAATTGATATGGTGATTAATATTGGTGCTTTAAAAGGTGGACAATATGATTTAGTTGAGAATGATATTAAAGCAGTAGTAGAAGCAGCAAACGGTACTTTAGTAAAAGTTATTATTGAAACTTGCTTGCTTTCAGAAGAAGAAAAAGTAAAAGCATGTGAATTATCTGTTACAGCTGGAGCAGATTTTGTGAAAACTTCAACGGGTTTTTCAACAGGTGGAGCCACAGCAGAAGACGTAGCATTAATGCGTAAAACTGTTGGATCTGAAATCGGAGTTAAGGCATCTGGCGGTGTCAGAAGCTTAGAAGATTTAGAAGGAATGGTAGCAGCAGGCGCAA